In the genome of Palaemon carinicauda isolate YSFRI2023 chromosome 13, ASM3689809v2, whole genome shotgun sequence, one region contains:
- the LOC137651474 gene encoding inner centromere protein A-like: MKKFWAEEEKSEALEPVLDQEELDEVSEKTEAVISGKDPLLSGEEEQLLLPGGKGSVVSNRDVQVQVETENLTSNKDVDVQVESEHISNRDVEVQEDTGPDVTVQTDGDTEIEDLRRKNENMAKELANKQAVIEARENQLADYYQSILELKAELKMAQEKNDVQNQMESALVREKEALKQELEDKVTLDEENTMKIVQLNEELEKAKKEIAAHNELKSILLAENEDLKKSNEERSFLNEELALEKIKLEKEVVEARANDQKRSQGHQSLVEELQGELSKALVQNHELKEAVFTITKKNEGLREQLGNKFKREKNLNEFYIGL, encoded by the coding sequence atgaagaaattctgggccgaggaggaaaagagtgaggcactcgagcctgtcttggaccaggaggaactcgacgAAGTTTCTGAGAAGACGGAAGCTGTCATCAgtgggaaggatcctttgctttccggcgaggaggaacagctgctgctgccggGAGGCAAAGGGAGTGTTGtctctaatagagatgtacaaGTTCAGGTAGAGACTGAAAATCTTACCTCTAACAAAGATGTAGACGTTCAGGTAGAGTCTGAACatatctctaacagagatgtagaagttcaggaAGATACTGGACCAGATGTAACAGTTCAGACGGACGGAGAcaccgagattgaagatctcaggcgaaaGAACGAAAACATGgctaaggaacttgccaataaacaggctgtgattgaagccCGTGAAAATCAACTTGCtgattactatcaatcaattctagagttgaaagcggagctgaaaatggctcaggagaaaaatgaTGTCCAAAATCAGATGGAATCCGCACTTGTaagagagaaggaagctctgaaacaagagcttgaagataaagtgactttggatgaagaaaacacaatgaaaatagttcagttgaatgaggaactggaaaaggccaagaaggaaatcgcGGCTCATAACgagctgaaatcgatccttctggcagagaatgaagatctcaaaaaatccaatgaggaacgaagctttCTTAATGAAGAATTGGCTCTAgagaaaatcaaactagaaaaagagGTGGTGGAGGCTCGtgctaatgatcagaaaagaagccaaggacaccaaagtctagtagaagagctgcagggggagctttctaaagctctagtacaaaatcatgagctaaaggaggcagtgttcacaataacaaagaagaacgaaggtcttcgagaaCAACTGGGGAACAAATTTAAACGAGAAAAGAATTTGAACG